The Immundisolibacter cernigliae genome has a window encoding:
- a CDS encoding histone deacetylase family protein, whose amino-acid sequence MHTAFITHPACNEHDAGPWHPEAPGRLAAIQDHLIATGLDPLLRHFEAPEVTREQLLRVHDADYLDALDARSPEHGLIHVDPDTAMNPYTLAAARRAAGAAVQATDLVLAGTVQNAFCCVRPPGHHAERRRAMGFCFYNNVAVGAAHALASGRVQRVAIVDFDVHHGNGTEEIFHHHADVLLCSSFQHPFYPYTDMNFRAPNVVHAPIAAGLGSEAFRAAIEDEWLPALERFAPQMMFISAGFDGHRDDELAQLCLTEDDYAWVTRVVHELAARHAQGRIVSVLEGGYDLPALARSVRAHLDVLLT is encoded by the coding sequence ATGCACACCGCCTTCATCACCCACCCGGCCTGCAACGAACATGACGCCGGCCCCTGGCACCCGGAAGCCCCCGGTCGCCTGGCGGCGATCCAGGATCACCTGATCGCGACCGGCCTGGATCCGCTGTTGCGCCATTTCGAGGCGCCGGAAGTGACGCGCGAACAACTGCTGCGCGTGCACGACGCCGACTATCTGGACGCCCTGGACGCCCGCAGCCCGGAGCACGGCCTGATCCACGTGGATCCGGACACCGCCATGAATCCCTACACGCTGGCCGCCGCCCGGCGCGCCGCGGGCGCGGCGGTGCAGGCGACCGATCTGGTGCTGGCCGGCACGGTGCAAAATGCCTTCTGCTGCGTGCGCCCGCCGGGTCACCACGCCGAACGCCGCCGCGCCATGGGTTTCTGCTTCTACAACAACGTCGCGGTTGGCGCCGCGCACGCGCTGGCCAGCGGCCGGGTGCAGCGCGTGGCGATCGTCGATTTCGACGTGCACCACGGCAACGGCACCGAGGAAATTTTTCATCATCACGCCGACGTGCTGCTGTGCAGCAGCTTCCAGCACCCGTTTTATCCGTACACGGACATGAACTTTCGGGCCCCCAATGTGGTCCATGCCCCAATTGCCGCCGGCCTGGGCAGTGAGGCCTTTCGCGCCGCGATCGAGGACGAGTGGCTGCCGGCGCTGGAGCGCTTTGCGCCGCAGATGATGTTCATCTCGGCCGGCTTCGACGGCCATCGCGATGACGAACTGGCCCAGCTGTGCCTGACCGAGGACGACTACGCCTGGGTGACGCGGGTCGTCCACGAACTGGCCGCGCGCCACGCGCAGGGCCGCATCGTGTCGGTGCTGGAAGGCGGTTACGATTTGCCGGCCCTGGCCCGCAGCGTGCGGGCGCATCTTGACGTCCTGCTTACCTGA